The following are from one region of the Candidatus Hydrogenedentota bacterium genome:
- a CDS encoding tetratricopeptide repeat protein, whose product MSDETMPEQGLMRAVAVVTFAGMAVFLSGTWLYARFGGSVVDAFDEELGEVLMERGMRFEEAGSLENAKAVYAEALNCPFQGPQNRADTQKRLGVLYWQAGDLDAAVRCLQPAAEAEPPPVSVFEPLCDCLLSLGRLAEAQEVVFRWMERAGELRLPAEKGKAKYYEGKIALAEGDRQRAETAFLEGLRELPGGRNASELGQMYYEQGRHAEALPQIDAYLLTGTGERAEYFRWLRGHILKLLQEKETGTMP is encoded by the coding sequence GTGAGCGATGAGACCATGCCGGAACAGGGGCTGATGCGCGCCGTGGCCGTGGTTACGTTCGCGGGAATGGCAGTTTTTCTGTCCGGGACGTGGTTGTATGCGAGATTCGGCGGTTCTGTCGTGGACGCGTTCGATGAAGAGCTGGGCGAGGTACTCATGGAGCGCGGCATGCGCTTCGAGGAAGCGGGCTCCTTGGAGAACGCGAAAGCTGTGTATGCCGAGGCGCTGAACTGTCCATTTCAAGGGCCGCAGAACCGTGCCGATACGCAGAAACGCCTGGGCGTGCTGTATTGGCAGGCCGGGGACCTGGACGCGGCCGTGCGCTGCCTGCAACCTGCCGCGGAGGCCGAACCGCCGCCGGTCTCGGTCTTCGAACCGTTGTGTGACTGCCTTCTGTCGCTGGGACGGCTGGCGGAAGCGCAAGAAGTGGTGTTTCGCTGGATGGAACGGGCCGGGGAACTCCGGCTTCCCGCGGAGAAGGGAAAGGCCAAATACTACGAGGGCAAGATCGCGCTGGCCGAGGGCGATCGACAGCGTGCGGAAACCGCTTTTCTGGAAGGGCTGCGCGAACTGCCCGGCGGACGCAATGCCTCCGAATTGGGGCAGATGTATTACGAGCAGGGCCGGCACGCGGAGGCGTTGCCGCAAATTGACGCCTATCTGCTGACAGGAACAGGCGAGCGGGCGGAGTATTTCCGCTGGCTGCGCGGGCACATCCTGAAACTCCTGCAGGAAAAAGAAACAGGCACGATGCCATAG